Proteins from a genomic interval of Harpia harpyja isolate bHarHar1 chromosome 9, bHarHar1 primary haplotype, whole genome shotgun sequence:
- the ORC6 gene encoding origin recognition complex subunit 6, which translates to MERGVVRRLAARLGLTEPGVVRKAEEYLRLSQVKCTGLMAQMTVTSSAVMCLDLAASFMKQPVDKSYFVKLSGLKKTTYQSSMKSLECLLEVNPRLGMRDLAVQFCCTEAMSTASKILQRYESSLSEAQQMDLDFSKPLFVTAALFTACRCLKLKVDKTKMLAMSGVKKAIFDRLCSQLQKISQQLSKDVPLAAETAESLNANLEHCEKEDGSEDDKEMPCKQPKTETKQDYEEWKKKILENAVKAQDK; encoded by the exons ATGGAGCGCGGGGTGGTGCGGCGCCTCGCCGCCCGGCTGGGCCTCACCGAGCCCGGCGTCGTCAG AAAAGCTGAAGAGTATCTGCGGCTGTCCCAGGTGAAATGCACAGGATTGATGGCTCAAATGACAGTGACAAGCAGTGCTGTGATGTGCCTGGACCTAGCAGCTAGTTTCATGAAACAACCAGTTGACAAA AGCTATTTTGTTAAACTCTCCGGTTTGAAGAAGACAACCTACCAGAGCTCCATGAAGTCTTTGGAGTGTTTGCTAGAGGTGAACCCCAGATTGGGAATGCGAGACTTGGCTGTGCAATTCTGCTGCACAGAGGCAATGAGCACCGCTTCAAAAATACTACAGAG GTATGAATCCAGCCTCTCTGAAGCACAGCAAATGGACCTTGATTTCTCAAAACCACTTTTTGTAACAGCTGCACTATTCACTGCATGCAG GTGTTTGAAGCTAAAAGTGGACAAAACTAAAATGTTGGCTATGTCTGGGGTGAAAAAAGCAATCTTTGACCGGCTGTGCAGTCAGCTGCAGAAGATAAGCCAGCAACTCAGCA aagatgttCCACTGGCTGCAGAGACAGCTGAGAGCTTGAACGCCAACCTGGAGCATTGTGAGAAGGAAGATG GATCTGAAGATGATAAGGAGATGCCATGTAAACAGCCAAAGACTGAAACAAAGCAAGACTatgaagaatggaaaaagaaaatcctagaaAATGCTGTTAAGGCACAAGACAAGTAG